A window from Rhea pennata isolate bPtePen1 chromosome 1, bPtePen1.pri, whole genome shotgun sequence encodes these proteins:
- the LOC134146115 gene encoding histone H2A type 2-C gives MSGRGKQGGKARAKAKSRSSRAGLQFPVGRVHRLLRKGNYAERVGAGAPVYLAAVLEYLTAEILELAGNAARDNKKTRIIPRHLQLAIRNDEELNKLLGKVTIAQGGVLPNIQAVLLPKKTESHKAKSK, from the coding sequence ATGTCGGGACGCGGGAAGCAGGGCGGGAAGGCGCGGGCCAAGGCCAAGTCGCGCTCGTCGCGGGCCGGCCTCCAGTTCCCCGTGGGCCGCGTGCACCGGCTGCTGCGTAAGGGCAACTACGCGGAGCGGGTGGGCGCCGGCGCCCCCGTGTACCTGGCGGCCGTGCTGGAGTACCTGACGGCCGAGATCCTGGAGCTGGCGGGCAACGCGGCGCGCGACAACAAGAAGACGCGCATCATCCCGCGCCACCTGCAGCTGGCCATCCGCAACGACGAGGAGCTCAACAAGCTGCTGGGCAAGGTGACGATCGCGCAGGGCGGCGTGCTGCCCAACATCCAGGCGGTGCTGCTGCCCAAGAAGACAGAGAGTCACAAGGCCAAGAGCAAGTAA
- the LOC134146064 gene encoding histone H1, which produces MSETAPVAAPAVSAPGAKATAKKPKKAAGGSKARKPSGPSVTELITKAVSASKERKGLSLAALKKALAAGGYDVEKNNSRIKLGLKSLVSKGTLVQTKGTGASGSFKLNKKPGETKEKATKKKPAAKPKKPAAKKPASTAKKPKKAAAVKKSPKKAKKPAAAAAKKTAKSPKKAAKAGRPKKAAKSPAKAKTVKPKAAKPKAAKPKAAKAKKAAPKKK; this is translated from the coding sequence ATGTCGGAGACCGCGCCTGTTGCCGCTCCCGCCGTCTCCGCTCCCGGGGCAAAAGCCACCGCCAAGAAGCCGAAgaaggcggcgggcggctccaAAGCCCGCAAGCCCTCGGGCCCCAGCGTCACCGAGCTGATCACCAAGGCCGTGTCCGCCTCCAAGGAGCGCAAGGGGCTCTCCTTGGCCGCCCTCAAGAAGGCGCTGGCGGCCGGCGGCTACGACGTGGAGAAGAACAACAGCCGCATCAAGCTGGGGCTCAAGAGCCTCGTCAGCAAGGGCACCCTGGTGCAGACCAAGGGCACCGGCGCCTCTGGTTCTTTCAAACTGAATAAGAAGCCAGGCGAGACCAAAGAGAAAGCAACCAAGAAGAAGCCGGCGGCTAAGCCCAAGAAGCCGGCAGCCAAGAAACCTGCGAGCACTGCCAAGAAGCCCAAGAAGGCAGCGGCAGTGAAGAAAAGCCCCAAGAAAGCCAAGaagccggcggccgccgcggctaAGAAAACAGCTAAAAGCCCTAAGAAGGCAGCTAAGGCTGGCCGCCCTAAGAAGGCAGCAAAGAGCCCGGCCAAGGCAAAGACAGTGAAGCCGAAGGCTGCCAAGCCCAAGGCGGCCAAGCCTAAAGCGgccaaggcaaagaaggcagcgcccaagaagaaataa
- the LOC134146140 gene encoding histone H2B 1/2/3/4/6 yields the protein MPEPAKSAPAPKKGSKKAVTKTQKKGDKKRKKSRKESYSIYVYKVLKQVHPDTGISSKAMGIMNSFVNDIFERIAGEASRLAHYNKRSTITSREIQTAVRLLLPGELAKHAVSEGTKAVTKYTSSK from the coding sequence ATGCCTGAGCCAGCGAAATCGGCGCCCGCGCCCAAGAAGGGCTCCAAGAAGGCGGTGACCAAGACGCAGAAGAAGGGCGACAAGAAGCGCAAGAAGAGCCGCAAGGAGAGCTACTCCATCTACGTGTACAAGGTGCTGAAGCAGGTGCACCCAGACACGGGCATCTCCTCCAAGGCCATGGGCATCATGAATTCCTTCGTTAACGACATCTTCGAGCGCATCGCCGGCGAAGCGTCGCGCCTGGCGCACTACAACAAGCGCTCGACCATCACGTCGCGGGAGATCCAGACGGCCgtgcggctgctgctgcccggcGAGCTGGCCAAGCACGCCGTGTCCGAGGGCACCAAGGCTGTCACCAAGTACACGAGCTCCAAGTAG
- the LOC134146179 gene encoding histone H4, whose protein sequence is MSGRGKGGKGLGKGGAKRHRKVLRDNIQGITKPAIRRLARRGGVKRISGLIYEETRGVLKVFLENVIRDAVTYTEHAKRKTVTAMDVVYALKRQGRTLYGFGG, encoded by the coding sequence ATGTCTGGCAGAGGCAAGGGCGGGAAGGGGCTCGGCAAGGGGGGCGCCAAGCGCCACCGCAAGGTGCTGCGCGACAACATCCAGGGCATCACCAAGCCGGCCATCCGGCGCCTGGCACGGCGCGGCGGCGTGAAGCGCATCTCGGGGCTCATCTACGAGGAGACGCGCGGCGTGCTCAAGGTGTTCCTGGAGAACGTGATCCGCGACGCCGTCACGTACACGGAGCACGCCAAGCGCAAGACGGTCACGGCCATGGACGTGGTGTACGCCCTGAAGCGCCAGGGTCGCACCCTCTACGGCTTCGGCGGTTAA
- the LOC134146086 gene encoding histone H3, with translation MARTKQTARKSTGGKAPRKQLATKAARKSAPATGGVKKPHRYRPGTVALREIRRYQKSTELLIRKLPFQRLVREIAQDFKTDLRFQSSAVMALQEASEAYLVGLFEDTNLCAIHAKRVTIMPKDIQLARRIRGERA, from the coding sequence ATGGCGCGCACGAAGCAGACGGCGCGGAAGTCGACGGGCGGGAAGGCGCCGCGCAAGCAGCTGGCCACCAAGGCGGCCCGCAAGAGCGCGCCGGCCACGGGCGGCGTGAAGAAGCCGCACCGCTACCGGCCCGGCACGGTGGCGCTGCGCGAGATCCGGCGCTACCAGAAGTCCACGGAGCTGCTGATCCGCAAGCTGCCCTTCCAGCGCCTGGTGCGCGAGATCGCGCAGGACTTCAAGACGGACCTGCGCTTCCAGAGCTCGGCCGTCATGGCGCTGCAGGAGGCGAGCGAGGCCTACCTGGTGGGGCTCTTCGAGGACACCAACCTGTGCGCCATCCACGCCAAGCGCGTCACCATCATGCCCAAGGACATCCAGCTGGCCCGCCGCATCCGTGGCGAGCGCGCCTGA